Below is a genomic region from Xiphophorus couchianus chromosome 9, X_couchianus-1.0, whole genome shotgun sequence.
GGATGACTAATGTTCCTGTGATAATCTTACGTTTGAACAGGAAGCTTGATTGGGAAATAGGTGTTTAAACTGATTGGTTCAACATTTCAAGGTCTTCAAGAGACCATGCACCTTACATTTACAGAGGAGAAATATTAGTTTgttagtatatatttttttaatctaattgaatttgtaaaaactggctaagaaataataataaaaacagaaaaataattcaagtgcTGTATTGTGTGTCTGTTGTTTTCTCCCCACTCAGGTTTGGCCAAGGACCTGCAGACGAAGCTCCACGGCCAACATCTGGTCCAGTCCGTGGTTCTTAAAGCCATCCAGGGTTTCATCAACAACCCAGAGTCCAACAAGCCTCTAACACTCTCCTTCCACGGTTGGACCGGAACCGGCAAGAACTTTGTGGCCCGCATCATCTCTGACAACCTGTACCGGGACGGGGTGAAGAGCGAGTGCGTCCGTCTGTTTATCGCCCCGTTCCACTTCCCCCACGCCAGACTGCTGGACACGTACAAGGTGAGACGTCCAGAAAACCAGTCGGCCCACGGAGCTGGACGTCGTGTTCCAGGAACATGGTAAACGTGTTCGTGGGTCGGCTCCCTTGCTTAATCAGATGTTTAGTCTGCGTGTTGAAACCCGGCTCGCGGGTGAACGGTCACAATCTGGACCGATGCTTCAGGTCAAATATTGGTGCTCCAACACCACAGATATGCATGGATTTTTGGAACCTGGCACGAGTCCAACTGGGCCACAATGGCTCAAATGGGTTCCTCATTTTTACCCAATATCTGTTTTAATACTAAACTTTACATAGTGGATTGATAGTAGGAAGAACAGTATTCGACTGGGTACTGTAAAAATCTACTGTGGCATGTATTGTCATGGAGATAAAAACATTGTAATAGCATGAGTTGAAAAGAAggtaatttatttccatttggaaaagtcagaaaaatgaaGGTCTGAAGGTATTAAGTTCTTCTCCTATAATAGCTTCATTTATCTCTCTTTTAATTCCTCGTTATTAGTAGtatcattattgtttttgtctttgaatttacttattagttttgtgtttttaaggcgagtgcctttatttattttgtatgagTGTCCTGTTAAAGCACTTTGTTGAAGACAACAAAGTGTCTTCACTTTGTATAAAGTGTAATAAAGAGtgatgtataaataaattttgattgATTAAATGTGTGATATTGAATTTGCTCCTCTTCGCTGGGTCCAGGGTCAGCTGAGGGAAGCCATCCGAGATTTGGTGCTGCGCTGCCCTCAGACTCTGTTCATCTTCGACGAGGCTGAGAAGCTCCACCCGGGCCTCATCGATGCCATCAAGCCCTACATGGATCACTATGACAACGTGGATGGGGTCAGCTACCGGAGAGccatcttcatcttcctcagGTTGGTGGATCAGGCTAAGGGATGTGAAATCTGGGTCACAAGCTCAGCTCCACTTACTGCTATTCTGACAGCTCATTTTCAGTGAAGGGTgggttttcttctttatgtatttttcatgtttttagtaGTTTATGTCTAAAATCTTCTTGAAGTACTGACCAGCAGAGGTTTGACatcctcaaaatgttttattcatttctaatttattttactccATTTTCATACCcaagaaaacatttctcaaatttttttttaactaaacattTTGTAACACCCATCATACGTGAAACTATTTAAAGtcaacaaaataacttttctaagcaaatattcagaaattattaGCATCTAAGTTAATTTTCCATcaatgtcttcattaaaaattcacaaaaacattgaatatgTTCTTCAGTAATTAACCCCACCCTAAGCTCATTTAGATAGTGATGTATGAGGTTGTGGGAGTTCTCATCTGCATGTTTTGGACATTCTTTGTGGTGTCCCTCAGGGGTCAGTATTGGGCCCAATCTGTGAATTAATGGAAATCATAGACCTTTTGAAGAGAGTTGAGTTTTCTGATTATATATTTCTATCTGGGAAAACTGATGAAAGCTAATTTTATGTGTCATTTAAATGCTCTTCTATAACTGGGAGAAAACTAGACTAATTCTAATACGGTACACATACTGAATTGCTCAACATGGAGAGAGTAGGAAAAACCAAATCCTTAGATAATATAGAAGACAACAAGCTcaattaaaaatccaaaattcgTCACATAGAAACTAAACTGTCATAATTTCTTTCAGTGAATTTCACGTTGGTCACTAATTTGACCATATTTGACATGCAGCATTGAGGTCAGAGGTAatgatcatatttttttaaatgaccttcaaagaagaaagtctatattgttttacaataaattataGAATTATACATAGACTAGTATTGTGTTGTAATATATCAGGAAAAGTTTAGAATTTGTAAATGAAAACCTAGTAGGAACTCTGAGAGGTCACTGAGATCAACCaggtttttattaataatattcatgttttcatcaacaCGAATAATcaccaaatacattttcactaatTATTTAagtggatatttatttttaagagtcTTTTCCTTAAATTGTGAACTTCTGACTTTAGCAATTGTCTTCACTATAAgcgtggttaaaaaaaaaagaaaagaaaataaataatacagttacagagtttgtttgtttccactcTGCTATTCTTGACCCAAAGTGTGCAGAAATGCAATAAACATGCCACTGCTTTTCATCACTACAGCAACATAGGCGGTGCAACGATAAATGATGTGGCGCTGGACTTCTGGCACTCGGGTCAGAATCGTGAGGACATTGGTATGGAGGACCTGGAGCATCGGCTTAGAGCTGAAACTCTGGAGACCCAAGGTACGCGGCTCAGCCAGGTTAATGTTCAAATAGTcaactgtttgttttctctgcagcttgcAAACTGAGTGAAACTAGGGCTGAAAAGCGTATTAGCGTTTTATACcagtcaatattgataattattgttgattagttttgtgttttaaatatctgaaatactgccagtCTGGTGGAATGACATTTCCTggtttatccacagttttcactacactgtttttatttttaagcagatatgagcaacaggttgttgctaggtaaccaaagagaggCTGAGctagttgttgctaggtaaccaaagagtgagtgagttagttgataccaccaaccttgcttagctggcTGTGAGAGGTTTTTCTGCCTACATCCCCACAATGCTGTGCGGCTCTTGATCAGAGTTCAgcgaaattattgaatattctgtcaCACATATTATCTGTGTCTGATTTATTGTCATAAATCAATCATTGctattggtttattttgttttcaagactGTAGTTAAAttttaatcctgtttttattctgatttggTTGTTTGTACTTTTATTATTCTCTTTCGTAGGGGGCTTTGCTCAGAGTGAGCTGATGGCGGACCACTTGATTGACTTCTTTGTGCCTTTTCTGCCTCTGGAGTACCGTCACGTGAAGCTGTGCGCGCGAGACGCCTACACAGCGCGAGGTCTGGAGGCAGATGAAGCAACACTGGATGAGGTGGCCAAGGCAATGCTGTACGTTCCCAAAGAGGAGAGACTCTTCTCAGCCCAAGGATGCAAATCCATCCCGCAGAGGATCAACTTCTTTCTCCCCtagaaggaaagagagagagagagacgcagCAACCTGGAGGAGGTGTTACGATTGCTTTTCCGGCCCATCTGCATTCAGAGCCACAGAGTGTCTCCTTCGCTCTGTTCTGTGCACTAACCCCCTCCCCACACAGAGACACGCCGTGTCTGTCCAGGTCCCTGGGAGACGGCCAGGCAGCAGGGCAGGTTCAGGATAAGAGGAGGGAGCAGCAGGAGCCGCCCTGCAGGGATCAGGAGCGTTGCTGGAAACACTCATTCCAGACGGTCGTTAAAGGAGGCATGGCTGCTCTCCCTTATCTGCCTGGTTTGAGTATCACAGCGTCAGGACGAAGACGTGAAGAAGTCTTTGACAGTGAAAACTGATGTATCCTCTCACTatttatgttagtttttttttctttctgcagagtTACAACTTGTACTGATTTTTATGTGGTCTTAAAGGTTCACATGTCATGTGTTGATATTTGCAGATGTGCTTTTCTTCACGCCGTTATTTATTGAAATCATTTGTGCCATAGTTGAACTTTGTTACTGTGCCATGTGGTGTTTCTTAGTAAAGTATAAAACAGACTTGagatcattttgtattttactcTTCTATCCCAAGGTGAATACACAGCACTCTATTACATTATTATCAAAGGTACTTAGCACCCTTATTCCAGTTCTTCTGAATTGTTTCTACCTTACTTTTCTCACACAACCCTTGTGTTTTGTGTAATCATAGAGCGAGCTTTGAATGAGTATTGTGCTATAAAGAAAATGCCATGGCTTATGTTCAAGAACAGTCATGTAAATGTTACTGAAAAATGTTACCTTAAGCTCATAAGtggaagctaaaaaaaatctataaaagttTTTAGTAAATGTCTTTTCCTCTAAAGTGAAACTGt
It encodes:
- the tor3a gene encoding torsin-3A, coding for MFVRWLLPLICALSAEADIFPLDSISNVSSYYFNYFYCNIWEGECQPHQDDATQQVPVGDLWPGFPQDYTSLLHQWYCSLGQCCESGDCRITNNITGLAKDLQTKLHGQHLVQSVVLKAIQGFINNPESNKPLTLSFHGWTGTGKNFVARIISDNLYRDGVKSECVRLFIAPFHFPHARLLDTYKGQLREAIRDLVLRCPQTLFIFDEAEKLHPGLIDAIKPYMDHYDNVDGVSYRRAIFIFLSNIGGATINDVALDFWHSGQNREDIGMEDLEHRLRAETLETQGGFAQSELMADHLIDFFVPFLPLEYRHVKLCARDAYTARGLEADEATLDEVAKAMLYVPKEERLFSAQGCKSIPQRINFFLP